CCGGGTTGCCACCACGGCTCTTGACGTGCCAGGATTTCTGTAATTCTGCCCCAATCATAGAGTGCTTCCATTGGAAGGGGCTCGTTGATGCCTGCTAGTCCCGCGCTATGGCTGAGCAGCCAACGGACTATTATTTCGCTCTTTCCCCCTTGCGCAAATTCCGGCCAATAGTCAGCCACCGCCGAATCCAGATCAAGTTGACCGCGATCGACCAGCATGAGCGCACACAGGGTTGTCATCACTTTTGTGGTTGAATATACATTCGTGATCGTATTCCGTTCCCACGGCATTGTTTGCGCTGCATCCGCGTGCCCTGCCCAAAGATCGACTACGTATTCCGAATCGAGCGTGACCGCAAACGACGCTCCCACTTCTAAACCGGACTCGAAGTTCCCGGCAAATGCGTCCTTCACTGCCAGGAAGCGTTGATCGCAATAACCATGAATTTCAGTTGATTCTTTCACAACGTCCTCCAAAAATTGCAGTATGTCGTCAAGACAACTCGATGACAATAGGCTTTACATACTTTGTCTTGCTATAGAAGGTCCAAGTTGCAGTGCGCCATCGATCGGTATAATCTTGCCAAAGCCGCTATTAGTCAAGGAGTATAATACTTTCCATTCACTTCGGTTCCGATAATCGCAAAATTAGATTTCGATGTTTCAAGAGGATCGGATAGAAAGCCGATTCTTGGCTCATTTGTCGCGATCGTATTCGTAAATGAGATGAGAGGCTGTCGGAGGCGAGTCGCCAAGATGAAAACCTTTCACCCGGTCTTCAATTGCACGGTCTGAAACCGTCATGCGGGCATGTTGCCGCAGGTGCTCGGCCCAGGAATCCAGGACAAACGTCTCTACATATCTTCCTGACATTGCAAGGTCGCGAAACAAGCCCCATTGTCTCGCTCCATCGCGTCGTCGAATGTTGCCCAGTCGGTACATTGCGTGAACGAATTCGTTCGCATTGCCGGGATCGATGGTGTACTCCAGCATTATCAGCACAGGACCTTCTTCGGGGTCCAGCGGTACGGTCACGCTGGGTTCCGGCCAATGAAGCGAAGGCGTCAAGTCTGCGCCGGGTCCGGGCCTCATCGGCCAAATTCTGGCAGTGACAAGGCTTCCCAAAAGCCCAAACGCAGCACAAGTGAGAGCAAGAGTACTTCCGAAGTGCTGAGTGATTGTTCCCCATATAACGCTGGCAATAGCCATGCCTCCCTGGAACGAGAGTACGTAAAACCCCAGCGCCCGAGCCTGAACCCAGGACGGCACGGCTATTTGTGCCGCGACGGTGAAGCTGGACATGGCTGCCATCCAGCCTGCTCCCGCGAGAATCATGGCACTGTACAACAGACCGATGTTCCGGACATATCCCATGATCAGGAGCACAACCGCCAGCGCAACAGTGGCACTGCTTATGAGCACATTCGTGGCAAACTTGCGTCTCAGGATAGGCAGAATTGCAGCGCCTATCAGCGCTCCAACTCCGATACAGCCGAAAAACCATCCGAATCCGATAGCATCCATACCCAGCTTATAGCGTGCGACCACCGGCATGAGTGCCCACAAAGCACTGGCAGAGAAAATGAAGACCGAACAGCGCACAAGCACGGCACGAAGTTCCGCAGCGTGAACTGTATATCGTGCCCCTGTCCGAATGGCTTCTATCACGTGTTCCGGGGGCAGCGAACGCTCGGCTGGAGAGAACTTCCATCCGTACAAAACCGCAATAACACCTGCGAATGAAGCGGCATTAAGGAGAAACACGGGTCCCGGCCCGGCTATGGCGACTATAATGCCTGCCAGCCCGGGCCCCAAAGCTCGAGCTATATTGAACGCCACACCGTTCAAGGCTACAGCAGATGGCAGTTCGTCCCTCGAAACGAGTCCGGGGACAACAGCTTGCCACACCGGCATGTTTGCCGCCGCTCCCAACCCGAGTGCGAATGTGAAGAGAAGCAGGAGCCATGGAGTGGTCGCTCCCAGGATGGTAAGCACGCTCAGACCTGCCGCTGCTGCACACATCCATCCCTGGGTAAAAAGGAGCATCCTGCGCCGATCTACAATATCGGCCACCGCTCCAGCCGGAAGCACGACAAGGAATACTGGTAGACTCGTGGCCGTCTGCATCAAAGCCACCATCAAAGACGACGTGGTGAGGGAAGTCATGAGCCACACCCCACCCACATTCTGCATCCATGTCCCGATATTTGAGACAATCGCTGCTGTCCAGAGTGCTCGAAAAATAGAATGTCTGAGCGGACTCCAGGCAGAAGAGCTCGGATAATATTGATCGGCCATATCCATCCCTGGCAAAAAAAAGGTCCTGGAGTCCCTCATGCATGTACCGAAACGCTCCAGTCCTTCAATCATACTCTAACACATCTCGCGGAGGAGGAAAGTTCCGTGGAGATGCTTTCTCATATGAATCACTTTCAGATTTCATCCGGCTCTAATGCCGGGGTTTGTTCGTATCAGGTAACCTCCTGAAATATATTGCTTGACCGAGTGCATTTGTCAGAGCTACATTAAAAAACCAGAGATCAACAGGACTCTTATTCTCATAAGGTGAATGCCGCTTGGAATTGGAAGAATTCCATTCGGATCACTTTTTTCCTATCGGGGGAGGCTCCGACTGCTAGATTCTGGAGCAGACACCTACATAATCGGGGAATCGTCAGGACAATTCCTGAACGGGAGGACAAGAATGGCTGTACGCAGAAGAATGGTTATGACGATAGCCTTCTTCTTCATTGCCGCTTTTTTGATTGCGCCCGTTTCTTTTGTCCACGCCCTCACGCTTTCAAGTGCGGAACAGGAATATATTCGCAACAAACAAACCGTTTCGTTCATCAGCCAGACACGATATGCGCCTTTTGAGTTCGCGAATAAAGACGGGCAATGCGAGGGCATGATGCTGGATGTGATCCGTTGGTTGGCAGTGGAAATAGGATTTCAGCCGGTATTCGCTGACGCAACCTTTCAGCAAGCACAGGAAGCCGTACTATCGGGAAGAGCAGACGTTCTCACCAGTCTCTTCTACAGTGACAGACGTGACGAGAAATTCGCATTCACCGAAACCTTGTACGATGTGCCGGCATCGATGTTCGTCCAGGCAGATAGAACCGATATTAAAGATATCAAGGATCTGAACGGCAAGATCGTTGC
The sequence above is a segment of the Desulfomonile tiedjei DSM 6799 genome. Coding sequences within it:
- a CDS encoding MFS transporter → MADQYYPSSSAWSPLRHSIFRALWTAAIVSNIGTWMQNVGGVWLMTSLTTSSLMVALMQTATSLPVFLVVLPAGAVADIVDRRRMLLFTQGWMCAAAAGLSVLTILGATTPWLLLLFTFALGLGAAANMPVWQAVVPGLVSRDELPSAVALNGVAFNIARALGPGLAGIIVAIAGPGPVFLLNAASFAGVIAVLYGWKFSPAERSLPPEHVIEAIRTGARYTVHAAELRAVLVRCSVFIFSASALWALMPVVARYKLGMDAIGFGWFFGCIGVGALIGAAILPILRRKFATNVLISSATVALAVVLLIMGYVRNIGLLYSAMILAGAGWMAAMSSFTVAAQIAVPSWVQARALGFYVLSFQGGMAIASVIWGTITQHFGSTLALTCAAFGLLGSLVTARIWPMRPGPGADLTPSLHWPEPSVTVPLDPEEGPVLIMLEYTIDPGNANEFVHAMYRLGNIRRRDGARQWGLFRDLAMSGRYVETFVLDSWAEHLRQHARMTVSDRAIEDRVKGFHLGDSPPTASHLIYEYDRDK